The Patescibacteria group bacterium genome has a segment encoding these proteins:
- a CDS encoding glycosyltransferase family 4 protein → MKIHIQYKFKDGPYGGGNQFLKALKRHLEQIGVYEADPWKADIVLFNSFPFDAPWSDTQLIIKLKQKGKTIIHRIDGPISGYRGHHIYIDKSIYQLNNVLADGTVFQSEFSQNENKKLGLKTKIFETVIYNAADPEIFHPRGRIVFDMNRKLKIIATSWSPNQNKGFAAYQWLDQHLDTKKYEMIFIGNSPTVFKRIKHIPPVDSYKLAEYLRQSDVYLSASMNDPCSNSLIEALQCGLPAIVLKSGGHPELIRDAGLTFNKPEETSTCLDIMSSQYERHQKAIVSPSIRSVVNQYQAFAEMVHTTRTRQTTGPSFTNRMKLDLMSIAYLIRTRLTY, encoded by the coding sequence ATGAAAATTCACATACAATATAAATTTAAAGACGGTCCTTATGGCGGCGGTAATCAGTTTCTAAAGGCGCTCAAACGACACCTCGAACAAATTGGCGTTTACGAAGCTGACCCATGGAAAGCCGACATAGTGTTGTTTAATTCGTTCCCATTCGATGCTCCCTGGTCGGATACGCAATTAATAATAAAATTAAAACAAAAAGGTAAAACCATCATCCATCGTATTGATGGACCAATCTCTGGCTATCGCGGACATCATATATATATTGATAAATCGATCTACCAATTGAATAATGTGCTTGCCGATGGTACCGTATTTCAATCTGAATTTTCGCAAAATGAAAATAAGAAACTAGGTTTAAAAACTAAGATTTTCGAAACTGTCATATATAACGCTGCCGATCCTGAAATATTCCACCCCCGCGGACGAATAGTTTTCGACATGAACCGGAAATTAAAAATTATCGCTACTAGCTGGTCACCGAATCAGAATAAGGGTTTTGCCGCATACCAATGGCTCGATCAGCACCTAGATACCAAAAAATATGAAATGATATTTATCGGCAATAGCCCCACTGTTTTTAAGCGTATAAAACATATTCCACCCGTAGACAGCTACAAACTCGCAGAATACTTGCGCCAATCCGATGTGTACTTGAGCGCATCAATGAATGATCCATGTTCTAATTCATTGATCGAGGCGCTCCAATGTGGATTACCGGCTATTGTTCTCAAGAGTGGTGGTCACCCGGAGCTAATCCGTGATGCTGGACTGACATTCAATAAACCCGAAGAAACATCCACATGTCTAGATATTATGTCCAGCCAATACGAACGGCATCAGAAGGCTATTGTCAGCCCATCAATAAGATCTGTCGTTAATCAGTATCAAGCCTTTGCAGAAATGGTACACACCACTAGGACACGCCAGACTACTGGCCCATCCTTTACCAATCGAATGAAACTAGATCTCATGTCTATCGCCTACCTGATTCGTACTAGATTAACCTATTAG
- a CDS encoding radical SAM protein yields MFAKLTPNTNKLKKYRNLLIAAHSLNQASAKTENNPILIRVAPISICNYRCLFCEIHKDNVMYPNRPCNAIDMNDVNNFESFLSTAKNLELYGGSAEPLLNPDLKKILAYLKSKYGTRMMVNTNASVLTKEYADLFVKYGFDYILVSYHAGTKDKYHELSTTGDIDNVNNNLQYLAERKLEAGKKKPFIEFNFALQKENATEATAVIDTAKRLNVSAVLINKYYGGRNKLQDKMVSYDYDTKQGNEELDKIYQYADKLGVHLKPTTPSHWAEKNEKPDWNNENYKKNSTCPFPWLNLFFDPVLDEKDSFYVSVCNRIVLCKINYRKLKLSKRADFMTLWNHPVFQYLRSTVNKEPLNPICKYCKNCDREKMRNTDANEYAKIRDNAVKSFFAEYRRNHSPAPVDGLEILDDNPFSDEKYLDKLNSQTTL; encoded by the coding sequence ATGTTTGCCAAACTCACACCGAACACCAACAAACTCAAGAAATACCGCAACCTTTTAATAGCGGCACACAGCCTAAATCAGGCCTCAGCCAAGACAGAAAATAACCCAATACTAATTAGGGTAGCGCCTATTTCAATCTGCAACTATCGCTGTTTATTTTGTGAAATACACAAGGATAACGTAATGTATCCCAATCGCCCCTGCAATGCGATTGACATGAATGATGTTAATAATTTTGAATCATTTTTATCCACGGCAAAAAATCTTGAGTTGTACGGCGGATCCGCTGAACCGCTTCTCAATCCTGACCTAAAAAAGATCTTGGCATATTTAAAATCAAAATACGGCACAAGGATGATGGTAAATACCAATGCCTCAGTATTAACCAAGGAATATGCTGATTTATTTGTGAAATATGGTTTTGATTATATATTAGTCTCATACCACGCTGGTACAAAAGATAAATACCACGAATTGTCCACTACTGGTGACATAGATAATGTAAACAATAATTTGCAGTATCTAGCCGAACGAAAATTAGAAGCTGGCAAGAAAAAACCATTTATTGAATTTAATTTCGCCCTACAGAAGGAAAACGCGACTGAAGCAACCGCAGTTATTGATACTGCTAAACGTCTCAATGTAAGTGCGGTGCTTATTAATAAGTACTACGGCGGTCGGAACAAACTTCAAGACAAGATGGTTTCATATGACTATGACACCAAGCAAGGTAACGAAGAGCTAGATAAAATCTATCAATATGCCGATAAACTAGGGGTCCACTTGAAGCCAACCACCCCATCACACTGGGCCGAAAAGAACGAGAAGCCAGATTGGAATAACGAAAACTACAAAAAGAATTCTACCTGCCCATTTCCGTGGTTAAATTTATTTTTTGACCCAGTTCTTGATGAAAAAGATTCTTTCTATGTCAGCGTATGTAATCGGATTGTTCTATGCAAAATTAACTACCGAAAATTAAAACTTTCCAAGCGGGCTGATTTCATGACATTATGGAACCATCCCGTGTTTCAGTATTTACGCAGCACCGTAAACAAAGAACCTCTGAATCCAATATGTAAATATTGCAAAAATTGCGATCGTGAAAAGATGCGCAATACCGATGCCAATGAGTATGCGAAAATCCGTGATAATGCCGTCAAATCATTCTTTGCTGAGTACCGCCGCAATCACTCCCCCGCCCCAGTTGATGGTCTAGAGATCTTGGATGATAATCCATTTTCAGACGAGAAATATTTAGATAAACTAAATAGTCAGACGACGCTGTAA
- a CDS encoding methyltransferase domain-containing protein: MQYYFWATYRRKLLDQIQNQYRTVYRGTVLDIGGRDRGNFVKPKNDVLKWIFADIDIKYAPDILLDVTDMPQIQTGSIDVVNAIELFEHVNNIEAGLRECSRVLKTGGNLILSAPFLFPVHADPFDYQRWTEEKWRMILRHSSFSVKRCVIMGTYFLVWGDMTRSLIKSLPFGLRHLGYLLFPFLDLITKFDSWPVVKNNNLLNSYHGGYFIVAEKK; the protein is encoded by the coding sequence ATGCAATATTACTTCTGGGCCACCTACCGACGTAAATTACTGGATCAAATCCAGAATCAATATCGTACGGTGTATCGTGGTACTGTACTTGATATTGGTGGTCGCGATCGTGGCAATTTTGTCAAACCAAAGAACGACGTACTAAAATGGATATTTGCTGATATCGACATAAAGTATGCGCCGGACATACTGCTTGATGTCACCGACATGCCCCAGATCCAAACGGGCAGTATTGATGTTGTCAATGCTATTGAGCTGTTTGAGCATGTCAACAATATTGAGGCGGGTTTGCGGGAATGCAGCAGAGTATTAAAAACTGGTGGCAATCTGATACTATCGGCTCCATTCCTATTTCCGGTCCACGCCGATCCGTTCGATTATCAGCGTTGGACCGAAGAAAAATGGCGAATGATTTTACGCCACTCATCTTTTTCTGTCAAACGCTGTGTAATCATGGGAACATACTTTTTAGTTTGGGGGGACATGACCAGATCATTGATTAAGAGTCTTCCTTTCGGATTGAGACATCTTGGCTACTTGTTATTTCCGTTTTTGGATTTAATAACGAAATTTGATTCCTGGCCTGTTGTGAAAAATAATAATCTATTAAATTCATATCACGGCGGATATTTCATTGTTGCAGAAAAGAAATGA
- a CDS encoding glycosyltransferase translates to MTQKPLITICITNYNSSAFVINTLYCLSRLTKNEYQVIIRDNNSQLSDYTTLAAAIVSFNNVHIYRADGFNLTGAVAHGTALNDMVQNIKTTYGVILDADCTFLIKDWDNILINRLNDQVKIIGTAAPAGSVKPQDFPLMFAILFEMETFNKLQIDFRPSGKDETQDTGWELRDKYLKAGYRGENIEMKNTRTYQSGPFRHVICAEYYLDRDYQHIFASHFSRGSSGGAGKYLNQHTSVFVRGIYWLPVIGKMLLKNKCLEEKHEWLAVCQKIVNEQEHEY, encoded by the coding sequence ATGACCCAGAAACCCTTAATAACTATTTGCATTACGAATTACAACTCAAGCGCGTTTGTAATTAATACGCTATATTGCTTATCGAGATTAACAAAAAACGAATACCAAGTCATTATCCGCGACAACAATTCACAGCTGTCGGATTACACGACTCTCGCTGCAGCAATAGTGTCATTTAACAATGTCCACATCTATCGAGCAGACGGCTTTAATCTGACGGGTGCGGTTGCTCATGGCACTGCCTTGAATGATATGGTGCAAAATATCAAAACTACCTATGGCGTTATTCTTGACGCTGATTGTACTTTTCTGATCAAGGACTGGGACAACATTCTGATCAACCGCCTAAATGACCAAGTAAAAATCATTGGTACGGCCGCCCCGGCCGGGTCCGTAAAACCACAGGACTTTCCCCTAATGTTTGCTATTCTTTTCGAAATGGAAACATTTAACAAGCTTCAGATTGACTTTCGTCCCAGTGGAAAAGACGAAACACAAGATACCGGATGGGAATTACGAGATAAATACCTCAAAGCGGGATACCGAGGCGAAAACATCGAAATGAAAAATACCCGAACATATCAGTCTGGTCCATTTCGCCATGTTATTTGTGCCGAATACTATCTAGATAGAGATTATCAACACATCTTTGCCTCACATTTTTCGAGAGGTTCATCCGGAGGTGCCGGTAAATACCTAAATCAACACACGAGTGTGTTTGTTCGTGGTATTTATTGGCTTCCGGTAATCGGTAAAATGTTACTAAAAAACAAATGCCTTGAAGAAAAACACGAGTGGCTTGCTGTCTGCCAAAAGATTGTTAACGAGCAAGAACATGAATACTAA
- a CDS encoding methyltransferase domain-containing protein, with translation MNTNIRINLQARLSGNGKVTVVLGAGKKAYPGSITIDKLDLPNIDIVADLESGLSFLPDSSVDEIQSTSFFEHITNFNQLMIDIYRVLKPNGIINLFVPHFSNPYFYSDPTHVRHFGYYTFYYYSKRQEKLFRRVPTFYNSCDFKITSTKFIFISIYPIISLLKRIFGAICNSSVRLQEFYEGHLTNICWCYGIEVKMEATKGPTSET, from the coding sequence ATGAATACTAATATTCGTATCAACCTACAGGCTAGGCTATCCGGCAATGGTAAGGTTACCGTAGTGCTGGGTGCAGGCAAGAAAGCGTACCCGGGTAGCATTACAATTGATAAACTAGATCTTCCTAATATTGATATTGTCGCCGACCTGGAGAGTGGGCTTAGTTTTTTACCTGATAGTTCAGTTGATGAGATTCAGAGTACCAGCTTCTTTGAACATATCACGAATTTCAATCAATTGATGATCGATATTTATCGCGTTTTGAAACCAAACGGAATCATCAATCTGTTCGTACCGCATTTCAGCAACCCCTACTTTTACTCTGATCCAACACATGTAAGACATTTTGGTTATTATACCTTTTACTATTATTCAAAAAGGCAAGAAAAACTATTCCGTAGAGTGCCAACATTTTATAATAGCTGCGACTTTAAAATTACTTCAACCAAATTTATTTTTATTTCTATTTATCCGATTATATCTCTTCTGAAACGCATATTTGGCGCAATATGCAATTCATCGGTTAGGTTGCAGGAATTTTACGAAGGGCATTTGACAAATATCTGCTGGTGCTACGGCATTGAAGTAAAAATGGAAGCGACTAAAGGCCCGACTTCGGAAACATAG
- a CDS encoding oligosaccharide flippase family protein — protein MSIRTKFKYLINITGLGSGYYLKNGLWVAIRQLVGFITGLVFSVAFARLASSEVFGNYQLVISIIATLAILSIPGLNTSIIQSTARGFDGSYIRSVRISFLWSLLGVPALLVIGAYYYYFQGHAVGMALMVSSVFFPFLYAPNTWDAFFQGKELFRLSTIYSLIQAIINTAAMVAVLIIWKNNLIAITLLYLSSLGLFNILWYQRSKRRVTNTNVDKSTLSYGWFLTKIGILETLSSQMDRIIVGIYFGPKELAVYSIGMTVARKIYDLVKSFLALASPRISRSNTVSSIKYLKIFIATAFLAVILIVLFPFIIPLLYSEKYHESVILSQLSIAFLPFFVLHSLYSTHVYLFLRNRLVIAINSVVTPFVYTGLMIVFILTWGITGLALFSGFFYIVRLLIYLLLTRCVKQKTPKPNTRPGL, from the coding sequence ATGTCCATAAGAACAAAATTTAAATATTTAATAAACATAACAGGTTTGGGTAGCGGATATTATTTAAAAAACGGTCTATGGGTGGCGATTCGGCAGCTGGTCGGCTTCATTACGGGCCTGGTATTCTCGGTAGCTTTTGCCCGTCTTGCTTCCAGTGAGGTATTTGGCAATTATCAACTCGTCATCTCGATAATTGCCACGCTAGCCATACTTTCAATTCCCGGATTGAACACATCGATTATCCAGTCAACTGCGCGGGGATTTGATGGAAGCTACATTAGGTCGGTACGCATCAGTTTTCTTTGGAGTCTGCTGGGCGTACCAGCCCTACTCGTGATCGGGGCTTATTATTATTATTTCCAGGGTCATGCAGTTGGTATGGCATTAATGGTGTCGTCAGTGTTTTTCCCTTTTCTTTATGCGCCAAACACCTGGGATGCTTTTTTCCAGGGAAAAGAATTATTTAGACTCTCGACAATCTACTCCTTAATCCAGGCAATTATAAACACAGCCGCGATGGTGGCGGTCTTGATTATCTGGAAAAATAATCTGATAGCAATTACTCTATTATATCTCTCAAGTCTCGGACTATTTAATATATTGTGGTATCAACGCAGTAAGCGTCGTGTTACGAACACAAACGTTGATAAATCAACATTGTCGTACGGCTGGTTTTTAACCAAGATAGGGATTTTGGAGACGTTAAGTTCTCAAATGGATCGTATTATTGTTGGAATATACTTTGGCCCCAAGGAACTGGCAGTGTATTCGATCGGTATGACAGTTGCAAGAAAAATATATGATCTAGTTAAGAGCTTCTTAGCGTTGGCCTCGCCGAGAATATCGCGCTCCAATACAGTTTCGAGTATAAAATATCTAAAGATATTTATAGCTACAGCGTTTCTCGCTGTGATATTAATTGTATTGTTTCCATTTATTATTCCCCTGCTTTATTCTGAAAAATATCACGAATCAGTTATTCTATCGCAATTGTCTATTGCGTTTTTACCCTTCTTTGTCCTTCACTCGCTCTATAGTACCCATGTATACTTATTTCTAAGAAATCGTCTTGTCATCGCCATCAATTCAGTTGTTACGCCATTTGTCTATACCGGATTGATGATAGTGTTTATACTAACATGGGGAATTACCGGATTGGCATTATTTTCGGGATTTTTCTATATAGTAAGATTGCTAATTTATTTATTACTTACACGTTGTGTAAAACAAAAAACACCCAAACCTAATACGCGTCCTGGGTTATAA